In a single window of the Methylophaga frappieri genome:
- a CDS encoding cadherin-like domain-containing protein produces the protein MSQQKGFNSIFKSKTQRLALEPRIVFDAALPIAIAEQADNANHTESPTSAEPHQNSENQGDFSPEFSAESSTGRQIVFIDAGIENQQSIANQFANSEVILLNGEQDGLLQIAEAVAGRNDIEAIHLFSHGSDGQLQLGNSTVNEVTLTQDYSEALSQIRAVLSVDADILLYGCDVAGSAEGQSFVAALAAATGADIAASTDLTGAKALGGDWDLEWQAGAIESQVVEVSGFTGLLGAPEITDAQAVDTRSTDEDVPLTITGISVTDDDAGVELQVAISVTGGSITLAGAGWAVTAGADGTSAVTITGTEAEINSALNGMVFTPVTNSNSLDPAYTPLIDITVNDVDTPDGPTNIQISNINVVAINDAPTISGGTPLEVNEGGTSSFSAATAASFGFTQAQLGLSDIDNQAVQTIIKIAAVPANGDLRLNGNLIAVGSTFAASDINNLSYQHNGSQVTSVTTDTFLITVDDGAGGLITNQSVSVNINPINQAPTLEGSITVIEGETAVNLADNGLLIAPFNSSRGAISFFDPEGGTAQNYEITSLPINGTLFYNGVAIVAASVGTPFVVADPGLLTYSHSGGENSTDSFNMQVQDDGGGEGNVLSDSATIQLNIVPNNDDPVLNTNVAQTMAPGSTSITLTPAMLEVTDVDSANTSLTYTLTSVPNPAEGYFTVNGQTLTVGATFTQADINAGNVTFVTLSDTPRTDSMTFTVKDGGIRLFPDSRDGGIYDNPSQGSPLTPITFDVVVPDTVTVSPDPVPGAADINTPPTSGGTNTIDAADLNEGGTFNFSNTELLITDAESSPDELVYRLVSLPTSGLIRLNGAELTYNQTFTQADINNGNVSFVHSGDEDFVDSFSYTISDGNTESAPQSFSIAATPQNDTPEAVNNSAIFVGENNTVVINGANIVLSDRDNSASDNETGNAVNDELSFRITVDTLHGELRLDGVLITANTTIVTLAQLQNGDLTYTHLGSENFSDSFSLVPLDDSGVVVPTATNASSEGSTLIVPITIFPANDATTFVSKRQLIAGEAGAVVEGGSRVIGGAQSYATINGVSGSGLPTPDPNLSNAHLVFGDDDNSSIQRQYRITDATNNGSLFLNTTALGVGSVFTQDDLDSGRISYQHDGTETSNDSFDYVVSDGDWTSNDSVSVAQGLPSPPGSTFLIEITPTNDIAEISGPDNLDVFAAGAATTAVPVITLADLDLDDGITAGETDFMRIEVSVVGTGANLLNYTAADPSSFVSGKGTDVMILQGTKAEIDAVLASLTIAFSADLDDDNLILRVVADDRLYDNSGSLLANANGGPVNDDGSAINAANNRVTHDITLRVSNSNDVPVITNVSGFTVDEDAEITLGGFALSDADSFDEDVTATIELFNDAGRTTLASSANEGRLRLSSQPDVVITGNNSNTITITGNITDVENALNALRFQGRGDFNGPGLGNGTLYLRSTIADFDHAGGQQTATVDNDITITPVNDAPVLAINATLTNGLSLDSGTSININAEGGSFTLNDNRDTSEGAADLISVSVAATNTVGGASYGTLTATTSGGAIISNDNTATITITGTAADVEATLNSLVYTPTDANVDTVVRIRTTADDRDGGVGNGTEGVGVDGNNTDSEDFFIEVSGTNDAPVITLPVNPTVLEDSTANAISGISISDTDDFGSDLQVSLSLAGTPKGTINLSTIAGLTFSTGDGTNDTAMVFTGTKAAINTALASLTFTPTGDQNTVAFTQDLTVNVDDQGNTGTGGALTDSETLQITITPVNDAPLRTAASTSLPAVPEDTANPVGDTVSNIFGPRFDDSTDTVTNGSTANTLAGVAIVDNAATAAQGVWQYNSGGGWLAIPATASLANPFLLSSTDQVRFLAQPDWNGTPGDLTVRLIDSSSGAVATGAGADLSGGATGDTTAFSNAANAVTLGTAITAVNDAPVASGSGTLASINEDNTNPAGAALSSVITSSQYDDSTDTVAGGSSATALGGIAIIGNAANPATEGSWQYNSGSGWVTITNVGLSSGNALVLPATADIRFLPVAEYSGTPGALTVHLADSVQAEASGQDISGNLGTTETWSADSINIATAVNPVNDTPVVSGVATTHTYIENDPALVLEPALSLADVDDADLNQAVITIASGFSAGDTLALDAALATSLGLTVDSSVPGTLTISGNATKAEYQSLLRTVNYSSSSDNPGSADRTINWTVRDENSEAAANGQQTSTVVNTTVEVTPVNDAPVITLPANPTVLEDSTANAIGISIADADDSGSDLQVSLSLAGTPKGTINLSTIAGLTFSTGDGTNDTAMVFTGTKAAINTALASLTFTPTGDQNTVAFTQDLTVNVDDQGNTGTGGALTDSETLQITITPVNDAPLRTAASTSLPAVPEDTANPVGDTVSNIFGPRFDDSTDTVTNGSTANTLAGVAIVDNAATAAQGVWQYNSGGGW, from the coding sequence GAGTGGCAAGCCGGTGCTATAGAATCACAGGTTGTTGAAGTTTCAGGTTTTACAGGCTTGCTCGGTGCGCCAGAAATAACCGATGCTCAAGCTGTCGATACTCGCAGCACTGACGAAGACGTGCCGTTAACTATCACTGGCATTAGTGTTACTGATGACGATGCAGGTGTGGAGCTGCAGGTCGCGATCAGCGTGACCGGCGGTAGCATTACCTTAGCAGGGGCAGGGTGGGCAGTGACAGCGGGTGCCGATGGCACTAGCGCGGTCACGATTACCGGCACTGAAGCCGAAATTAACTCAGCCCTCAATGGCATGGTTTTTACCCCGGTTACTAACAGCAACAGTTTAGACCCAGCTTACACCCCATTGATTGATATTACCGTCAATGATGTTGACACCCCTGATGGCCCAACGAACATTCAAATCAGTAACATTAATGTGGTTGCCATTAATGATGCGCCAACGATTAGTGGCGGCACGCCTTTAGAGGTTAATGAGGGTGGCACCAGCAGTTTTTCTGCTGCAACGGCTGCGAGTTTTGGTTTTACCCAAGCTCAGCTTGGGTTGTCAGATATTGATAACCAAGCGGTTCAGACAATTATTAAAATTGCTGCCGTCCCTGCCAATGGTGATTTGCGATTAAATGGCAACTTAATAGCGGTCGGCTCGACCTTTGCGGCGTCTGATATTAATAACTTGTCGTATCAACACAATGGTTCACAAGTCACCTCGGTGACAACAGATACCTTTTTAATTACTGTTGATGATGGAGCCGGTGGATTGATCACCAACCAGTCGGTTTCAGTGAATATTAATCCGATTAATCAGGCACCGACTTTAGAGGGCTCAATTACTGTTATTGAGGGGGAGACTGCGGTCAATCTTGCCGATAACGGCTTATTAATCGCGCCATTTAATAGCTCGAGAGGTGCGATTAGCTTTTTTGACCCAGAGGGTGGCACAGCACAAAACTACGAGATTACTAGCTTACCTATTAACGGTACGCTGTTTTACAACGGTGTGGCCATTGTTGCGGCGAGCGTGGGCACGCCTTTTGTTGTTGCCGACCCAGGGTTGCTGACTTACAGCCACTCAGGCGGTGAAAACAGCACTGATAGCTTTAATATGCAGGTTCAAGATGATGGTGGTGGTGAAGGCAATGTGCTTTCTGATTCGGCGACCATTCAGTTAAACATCGTGCCCAACAACGATGACCCAGTGCTGAATACAAACGTAGCTCAGACTATGGCACCGGGTTCTACTTCGATCACCTTGACCCCCGCTATGCTTGAGGTGACTGATGTTGATTCGGCCAACACCTCGTTAACTTATACATTAACCAGTGTTCCCAACCCAGCAGAGGGTTATTTTACGGTTAATGGCCAAACACTCACCGTTGGCGCTACGTTTACTCAAGCAGACATTAATGCTGGCAATGTAACGTTTGTAACACTTAGCGACACCCCGCGTACCGACAGTATGACCTTTACGGTAAAAGATGGCGGTATCCGACTGTTTCCAGATAGCCGAGACGGTGGTATTTACGATAATCCTTCACAGGGCAGCCCGCTAACGCCGATAACCTTTGATGTGGTTGTCCCCGATACCGTGACTGTTAGCCCTGACCCTGTTCCGGGTGCCGCTGACATTAATACCCCGCCGACCAGTGGCGGCACAAACACCATTGATGCGGCTGACCTCAACGAAGGTGGCACTTTTAACTTTAGTAACACTGAGCTGCTAATTACCGACGCTGAAAGCAGCCCAGATGAACTGGTGTATCGCTTAGTCTCACTACCAACCAGTGGTCTTATTAGGCTCAATGGTGCTGAACTAACCTATAACCAAACTTTTACTCAGGCCGATATTAATAACGGCAACGTCAGCTTTGTTCATAGTGGCGATGAAGACTTCGTTGATTCTTTTAGTTATACCATTTCTGATGGCAACACAGAGTCGGCACCGCAGTCGTTCAGTATTGCCGCAACGCCTCAAAATGACACACCGGAGGCTGTCAATAATAGTGCTATTTTTGTCGGTGAAAATAATACCGTTGTTATCAACGGTGCTAATATTGTTTTGAGCGACAGAGATAACTCGGCTTCTGATAACGAAACTGGCAATGCGGTTAATGATGAACTGAGCTTTAGAATAACGGTCGACACACTGCATGGCGAGTTGAGGCTTGATGGCGTGCTGATAACCGCCAATACAACCATCGTTACCCTGGCCCAGTTGCAAAACGGTGATTTGACTTATACTCATTTAGGCAGCGAAAATTTTTCTGATTCATTCTCTCTTGTGCCTCTTGATGATTCGGGGGTGGTTGTGCCAACGGCCACCAATGCTAGCTCAGAAGGTTCGACCTTAATCGTCCCGATTACTATTTTCCCTGCTAATGATGCAACTACGTTTGTGTCTAAACGGCAGCTTATTGCCGGTGAGGCTGGTGCTGTTGTTGAGGGCGGTTCGCGGGTTATTGGTGGTGCGCAATCCTATGCCACTATTAACGGTGTCAGCGGTTCTGGTTTGCCGACACCCGACCCCAATTTGAGCAACGCCCACTTAGTGTTTGGCGACGACGATAACTCAAGCATTCAGCGTCAATATCGCATCACCGATGCCACCAATAATGGCAGCTTATTCTTAAACACTACAGCGCTTGGTGTGGGTTCGGTTTTCACTCAAGATGATCTAGATTCTGGGCGGATCAGTTATCAACATGATGGCACTGAAACAAGCAACGATTCGTTTGACTATGTGGTCAGCGATGGTGATTGGACATCGAACGATTCTGTCAGTGTTGCTCAAGGCTTGCCGTCACCTCCGGGCTCAACGTTTTTAATTGAAATTACACCCACCAATGATATTGCTGAAATCAGCGGCCCCGATAACTTGGATGTTTTCGCAGCGGGCGCTGCAACTACCGCTGTACCAGTGATAACGCTGGCTGACTTAGATCTCGACGACGGTATAACGGCAGGCGAAACTGATTTTATGCGCATTGAGGTAAGCGTTGTGGGTACGGGTGCTAATTTATTAAATTATACCGCCGCTGACCCCAGTAGTTTTGTCAGTGGCAAAGGCACTGATGTGATGATTTTGCAGGGTACTAAAGCAGAAATTGATGCCGTGCTTGCCAGCCTAACAATCGCCTTTAGTGCTGACCTTGATGACGACAATCTTATTCTTAGAGTGGTTGCCGATGATCGTCTATATGATAACTCGGGATCTTTGCTTGCCAATGCCAATGGCGGCCCGGTTAACGATGATGGCTCCGCCATTAATGCCGCCAATAATCGTGTGACCCATGATATTACTTTGCGTGTATCCAATAGTAATGACGTGCCGGTTATTACCAATGTTTCTGGTTTTACCGTTGACGAAGATGCAGAAATTACATTAGGCGGTTTTGCACTATCAGACGCCGATAGCTTTGATGAGGACGTTACCGCCACCATTGAACTTTTTAATGATGCCGGTCGCACGACTTTAGCCAGCAGCGCCAATGAGGGGCGTTTAAGATTAAGCAGCCAGCCCGATGTAGTCATTACTGGTAATAACTCTAATACGATTACCATCACGGGTAACATTACTGATGTTGAAAATGCATTGAACGCACTACGTTTTCAGGGTCGTGGCGATTTTAATGGCCCTGGCCTTGGCAATGGCACGCTGTATTTAAGATCTACTATTGCCGATTTTGATCATGCCGGTGGCCAACAAACGGCGACAGTCGATAATGATATTACCATCACGCCGGTTAACGACGCTCCTGTTTTAGCGATCAACGCAACGCTAACCAATGGTTTATCCCTAGATTCGGGCACCAGTATTAACATTAATGCTGAAGGTGGTTCATTCACCTTGAATGATAATCGCGACACCAGCGAGGGGGCCGCTGATCTTATCTCTGTATCCGTTGCAGCGACCAATACGGTGGGTGGTGCATCTTATGGCACCTTGACGGCCACTACCTCGGGTGGTGCGATAATTAGTAATGACAACACAGCAACAATAACAATAACGGGTACAGCAGCTGATGTTGAAGCGACCTTAAATTCTCTGGTTTATACACCAACTGATGCCAACGTCGATACCGTTGTGCGCATTCGCACCACTGCCGATGATCGTGATGGTGGTGTTGGTAATGGTACTGAAGGCGTTGGTGTTGATGGCAACAATACCGATAGTGAAGATTTTTTCATTGAGGTTTCTGGCACCAACGATGCACCTGTTATAACCCTACCTGTTAACCCCACCGTTTTAGAAGACAGCACCGCCAATGCAATTAGCGGGATTTCGATCAGTGATACCGACGATTTTGGCAGTGACCTACAAGTCAGTTTGAGTCTCGCTGGCACACCTAAAGGCACGATTAATTTAAGTACTATTGCTGGGCTAACCTTTAGCACTGGCGATGGCACTAACGATACCGCGATGGTGTTTACCGGCACCAAAGCGGCCATTAATACTGCACTGGCTTCGTTGACGTTTACGCCAACGGGTGACCAAAACACGGTGGCTTTTACCCAAGACTTAACGGTTAATGTTGATGACCAAGGCAACACCGGCACAGGTGGTGCGTTGACCGATTCAGAAACCCTGCAAATCACCATTACTCCGGTCAATGATGCACCGCTGCGCACAGCGGCGAGCACCAGTTTACCGGCTGTTCCAGAAGACACTGCAAACCCGGTGGGCGATACGGTCAGCAATATCTTTGGGCCAAGGTTTGATGACAGCACCGATACCGTCACCAATGGCTCGACAGCTAATACCCTTGCTGGCGTGGCGATTGTTGATAATGCCGCGACCGCCGCGCAAGGTGTGTGGCAGTACAACAGTGGTGGCGGCTGGTTAGCTATCCCTGCGACAGCCAGTTTAGCGAATCCGTTTTTACTATCGAGTACCGATCAGGTTCGTTTTTTAGCGCAACCCGATTGGAACGGCACACCGGGTGATTTAACCGTGCGCTTAATCGATAGCTCTAGCGGTGCAGTAGCTACAGGTGCGGGAGCTGATTTGAGTGGTGGTGCCACGGGTGACACAACCGCATTCTCTAATGCGGCCAATGCCGTTACCTTAGGGACGGCTATTACTGCGGTTAACGATGCGCCGGTTGCCAGTGGCAGCGGTACACTCGCGTCGATTAATGAAGACAACACCAACCCAGCCGGTGCTGCACTGAGCAGTGTAATCACCAGTTCACAATACGATGACAGCACCGATACCGTTGCTGGCGGCTCTAGCGCTACAGCGCTTGGCGGTATAGCGATTATTGGCAACGCAGCTAATCCAGCGACAGAAGGTAGCTGGCAATACAACAGTGGTTCAGGCTGGGTGACGATCACCAACGTAGGCTTGTCATCGGGCAATGCTCTAGTGCTGCCCGCCACCGCCGATATTCGTTTTTTACCGGTGGCAGAATACAGTGGCACGCCGGGAGCACTAACGGTGCACCTTGCCGACAGCGTGCAAGCGGAGGCCTCGGGCCAAGATATTTCTGGCAATCTAGGCACGACCGAAACCTGGTCGGCCGATAGTATCAACATCGCCACGGCGGTTAACCCTGTCAATGACACCCCAGTGGTCAGCGGTGTAGCTACCACGCACACCTATATAGAAAATGATCCGGCGTTGGTATTAGAGCCCGCGTTGAGCTTGGCCGATGTTGATGATGCTGACTTAAACCAAGCGGTGATTACCATAGCCAGCGGTTTCTCAGCGGGTGATACATTAGCGCTGGATGCAGCACTGGCAACTTCACTGGGCTTAACGGTAGACAGTTCGGTGCCCGGTACGCTCACCATTAGCGGCAATGCCACCAAAGCTGAATATCAATCGTTATTGCGCACTGTGAATTACAGCTCAAGCTCAGATAATCCGGGCAGTGCAGACCGCACCATCAATTGGACAGTGCGCGATGAAAATTCAGAGGCTGCAGCCAATGGTCAGCAGACCTCAACGGTGGTGAACACCACGGTTGAAGTAACGCCGGTTAATGATGCCCCTGTTATCACACTGCCTGCTAACCCCACCGTTTTAGAAGACAGCACCGCTAATGCAATCGGCATTTCTATTGCCGATGCCGATGATTCGGGCAGCGACCTACAAGTCAGTTTGAGTCTCGCTGGCACACCTAAAGGCACGATTAATTTAAGCACTATTGCTGGGCTAACCTTTAGCACTGGCGATGGCACTAACGATACCGCGATGGTGTTTACCGGCACCAAAGCGGCCATTAATACTGCACTGGCTTCGTTGACGTTTACGCCAACGGGTGACCAAAACACGGTGGCTTTTACCCAAGACTTAACGGTTAATGTTGATGACCAAGGCAACACCGGCACAGGTGGTGCGTTGACCGATTCAGAAACCCTGCAAATCACCATTACTCCGGTCAATGATGCACCGCTGCGCACAGCGGCGAGCACCAGTTTACCGGCTGTTCCAGAAGACACTGCAAACCCGGTGGGCGATACGGTCAGCAATATCTTTGGGCCAAGGTTTGATGACAGCACCGATACCGTCACCAATGGCTCGACGGCTAATACCCTTGCTGGCGTGGCGATTGTTGATAATGCCGCGACCGCCGCGCAAGGTGTGTGGCAGTACAACAGTGGTGGCGGCTGGTAG